Proteins encoded by one window of Ktedonobacteraceae bacterium:
- a CDS encoding DUF512 domain-containing protein → MPKMYGWVREVVPGSPADLAGLQPGDLIRTINGHLIRDLVDYQFYVAEEELTIGFERQLNQHEVSITKSYDENLGVLFGEEPAPFIRQCANKCVFCFIKGLPERFAPQPGLAHGMRASLYIKDDDYRYSFLFGNFITLTNLKEHDWQRLDEQKLTPLYVSVHTTDPDLRRKMVDGPRAGDILEHIQRLGSTHITCHTQLVLCPTINDGPYLDRSIRDLAALRPIVESISVVPVGLTKYNNMIKTGDLPSLRHYTPEEAAAIIEQVEAHQRQFEAENADGYPFVYLSDEWYYLTKRDFPPARHYGSYAQIENGVGMTRYLLEQWERTKRKLPTSMQEPRKVTLVTGTMAEPIIEQLAADMREIEGLEVQVLPVVNRFFGAEVTVAGLLCGQDVLAALEQNRYLGDLVLLPRVMLDNEGVRFLDDITVEEFKSRLPVRAEFVRNAQETIEALRSLNYIAV, encoded by the coding sequence ATGCCCAAAATGTATGGATGGGTACGTGAGGTAGTGCCCGGTAGTCCCGCCGACCTCGCCGGCCTGCAGCCGGGCGATCTCATTCGCACCATCAATGGCCATCTGATACGCGACCTCGTGGATTATCAATTCTACGTCGCCGAGGAAGAACTCACGATTGGCTTTGAGCGACAGCTCAACCAGCACGAAGTCTCTATCACCAAATCCTATGATGAGAATCTGGGCGTGCTCTTCGGCGAAGAGCCTGCCCCTTTTATCCGTCAGTGCGCCAACAAGTGCGTCTTCTGCTTTATCAAAGGCCTGCCCGAACGTTTCGCGCCCCAGCCGGGACTGGCGCACGGCATGCGCGCCTCGCTCTACATCAAGGACGACGACTATCGCTACTCATTCCTGTTCGGAAATTTCATCACGCTCACCAATCTCAAAGAGCATGACTGGCAGCGGCTCGACGAGCAAAAGCTGACTCCCCTGTACGTCTCCGTACACACGACCGACCCCGACCTGCGCCGCAAGATGGTCGATGGGCCGCGCGCAGGAGATATCCTGGAGCATATCCAGCGCCTCGGCAGCACGCACATCACCTGTCACACGCAGCTCGTACTCTGCCCCACCATCAACGACGGGCCATACCTGGATCGCAGTATTCGCGACCTGGCCGCCCTGCGCCCCATCGTCGAATCCATCTCCGTCGTGCCCGTCGGCCTTACAAAGTACAACAATATGATCAAAACCGGCGACCTGCCATCCCTGCGCCACTACACTCCAGAAGAGGCGGCAGCGATCATCGAGCAGGTCGAGGCCCACCAGCGCCAATTCGAGGCCGAAAATGCCGATGGTTATCCGTTCGTCTATCTTTCCGACGAGTGGTACTACCTGACGAAGCGCGATTTCCCACCCGCGCGGCATTATGGCTCTTACGCACAAATCGAAAACGGGGTCGGCATGACGCGCTACTTGCTTGAGCAATGGGAACGTACAAAACGCAAGTTGCCCACAAGTATGCAGGAGCCGCGTAAAGTCACGCTGGTAACAGGTACTATGGCCGAACCCATTATAGAGCAGCTGGCCGCCGACATGCGCGAGATCGAGGGACTTGAGGTTCAGGTATTGCCGGTCGTGAACCGCTTCTTTGGCGCGGAAGTGACCGTCGCCGGACTCTTATGCGGGCAGGATGTCCTTGCCGCCCTGGAGCAGAACCGGTACCTGGGAGACCTCGTCCTATTGCCGCGCGTCATGCTCGATAACGAGGGTGTGCGTTTCCTCGATGATATTACCGTGGAAGAGTTCAAATCCCGGCTACCGGTCAGAGCCGAATTCGTGCGCAATGCACAGGAAACCATCGAAGCGCTGCGGTCGCTCAACTATATAGCTGTATAG
- a CDS encoding ribose-phosphate pyrophosphokinase, giving the protein MNDLSVFTGNANRQLAASICKHLRIPLGDADVFQFSNENIFVKINENVRGHDVFVIQPFSSPVNRSILELLIMIDALKRASAARITAVIPYYAYGRTDKKDQPRVPITARLIADCITVAGAHRVLTMDMHAGQIQGFFNIPVDELTAQILLARYFTQKELLDFTVVSADEGFAKKARQLADRLNAPLAIIEKRRHGNNGVTEAMGIIGNVEGRHALIIDDEIDTAGSLTQAVRIVHEHGAHNIYCCATHGIFSGPAIERLKAAPIEEIVVTDSIPLAEHKRLPNMTILSVAELFAGAISRIHDGRSVTELFR; this is encoded by the coding sequence ATGAACGACCTGAGTGTCTTTACGGGCAACGCAAATCGCCAGCTGGCCGCGTCAATCTGTAAACATCTGCGCATACCGCTCGGCGACGCCGACGTCTTTCAATTCAGCAACGAGAATATCTTCGTCAAAATTAATGAGAACGTGCGCGGCCACGACGTATTTGTCATCCAGCCATTCAGTTCGCCCGTCAACCGTTCCATCCTCGAACTGCTCATCATGATCGACGCCTTGAAACGCGCCTCCGCCGCGCGCATCACCGCCGTCATCCCCTACTACGCCTATGGCCGCACCGACAAAAAAGATCAGCCACGCGTGCCCATCACGGCCCGCCTCATCGCCGACTGCATCACGGTCGCCGGCGCGCATCGCGTGCTGACGATGGACATGCACGCCGGCCAGATTCAGGGCTTCTTCAACATTCCCGTCGATGAGCTCACGGCGCAAATCTTGCTGGCGCGTTACTTCACCCAGAAGGAACTGCTCGATTTCACCGTCGTATCTGCCGATGAAGGCTTCGCTAAAAAAGCCCGCCAGCTCGCCGACCGCCTCAATGCCCCGCTCGCCATCATCGAAAAGCGCCGCCACGGAAACAACGGTGTAACCGAAGCCATGGGCATCATCGGCAACGTCGAGGGCCGCCACGCCCTCATCATCGACGATGAGATCGACACCGCCGGTTCGCTGACCCAGGCCGTGCGCATCGTACACGAACACGGCGCGCATAATATCTACTGCTGCGCCACCCACGGCATCTTCTCCGGCCCGGCCATCGAACGCTTGAAGGCCGCGCCTATCGAAGAAATCGTGGTCACCGACTCCATTCCCCTGGCCGAGCACAAGCGCTTACCCAACATGACGATTCTCTCCGTCGCCGAACTCTTCGCCGGCGCCATCAGTCGCATCCACGATGGGCGTTCCGTCACCGAACTCTTCCGCTGA
- a CDS encoding glycosyl hydrolase, translating into MIKLYVAIEKALAVVIQRTNGWEVDLKLTGTDPQCLAIDPLHHEQIYCGTFDQGIWRSSDAGASWEHIGEKIPYERIMSVAVSPLEQVNGYGIVYAGTEPSAIFRSEDRGTTWRDLADLRRLPSAPTWSFPPRPYTSHIRWITPDPVFAGRVFAAAEAGALVRSLDGGETWEDRKPGGPFDTHTLVMPRQIPNRLYSAAGDGFMRPGSGFVQSDDGGETWYRPNEGFQYNYLWSVAVDPVDAETLVVSAAPGPQQAHNPMSAESAIYRRSHDNKWQQVEHGLPDSHGMLASVLAAHEAEPHVFYAGNNKGIFRSADAGQTWEGLSIPWPTGTRVGRVHALVAVME; encoded by the coding sequence ATGATAAAGCTCTATGTCGCAATAGAAAAGGCTCTGGCAGTTGTAATTCAGCGCACCAATGGTTGGGAAGTCGATTTGAAGCTGACCGGCACCGATCCACAGTGCCTCGCGATAGACCCATTGCATCATGAACAAATTTACTGTGGCACCTTCGATCAGGGAATATGGCGCAGCAGCGACGCGGGCGCATCCTGGGAACATATTGGCGAAAAGATTCCATACGAGCGCATCATGTCGGTCGCCGTCAGCCCATTGGAGCAGGTTAATGGTTATGGCATCGTCTACGCGGGTACGGAACCGAGCGCCATCTTCCGCTCTGAAGATCGTGGCACTACCTGGCGCGACCTGGCCGACCTGCGCCGGTTGCCCTCGGCCCCGACCTGGAGCTTTCCACCGCGGCCATATACCAGCCACATTCGCTGGATCACGCCCGACCCCGTCTTTGCCGGTCGCGTCTTCGCGGCCGCTGAAGCGGGCGCCCTGGTACGCAGCCTGGATGGAGGCGAGACCTGGGAGGATCGCAAACCCGGCGGCCCATTCGATACGCACACGCTCGTCATGCCGCGTCAAATACCCAACCGGCTCTACTCAGCCGCCGGCGATGGCTTCATGCGGCCCGGCAGTGGCTTCGTCCAGAGCGATGATGGCGGCGAGACCTGGTACCGGCCCAACGAGGGCTTCCAATACAACTACCTGTGGAGCGTCGCCGTCGATCCTGTCGATGCTGAAACCCTCGTCGTCTCAGCCGCTCCCGGCCCGCAGCAGGCGCATAATCCCATGAGCGCGGAATCGGCCATCTATCGCCGCTCTCACGACAACAAATGGCAGCAGGTAGAACACGGATTGCCGGACTCACATGGGATGCTCGCCTCAGTGCTGGCGGCGCATGAAGCAGAACCCCATGTCTTCTATGCCGGAAACAATAAAGGCATCTTTCGCTCTGCCGATGCTGGACAGACCTGGGAGGGGTTATCGATTCCCTGGCCGACGGGGACGCGGGTAGGACGTGTACATGCGCTGGTCGCGGTGATGGAATAA
- a CDS encoding pyridoxamine 5'-phosphate oxidase family protein: protein MKIATFDEISGEFQERVNKAVWCNVATIDAKGRPRSRILHPIWQGEIGWITTRRGTPKERHLQEHPYVSLAYIADVVKPVYVDCKAEWIEDLGIKQDIWQLLQNTLPPMGFDPAPIYGSVDHPAFGLLKVTPWRIELTSVATVPPERKIWYAV from the coding sequence GTGAAAATTGCCACGTTTGATGAAATTTCCGGTGAATTTCAGGAAAGAGTAAACAAAGCAGTCTGGTGCAACGTTGCCACCATCGATGCGAAAGGTCGCCCGCGCTCGCGTATCTTACATCCTATCTGGCAGGGAGAGATTGGGTGGATTACCACGCGGCGTGGAACCCCCAAAGAGCGGCACCTTCAGGAGCATCCCTATGTCTCCCTTGCCTACATAGCCGATGTTGTGAAGCCGGTATATGTAGATTGCAAAGCTGAGTGGATAGAAGACCTGGGTATCAAGCAAGACATCTGGCAGCTTCTACAAAATACCCTGCCTCCCATGGGTTTCGATCCTGCTCCCATCTATGGCAGCGTCGATCATCCCGCGTTTGGCCTGCTCAAAGTCACCCCGTGGAGGATTGAATTGACTTCGGTGGCGACGGTGCCACCAGAAAGGAAAATATGGTACGCGGTATAA
- the der gene encoding ribosome biogenesis GTPase Der produces the protein MKPLVAIVGRPNVGKSTFFNRMIGKRVAVVEDLPGTTRDRIYGDTDWNGREFTLIDTGGLELGSDIPVGQVGLNGQPGDIMKGVRAQAELAIEEADVIVFMVDARSGITAADEEVADLLRRTEKPVILAANKADNARLRQDVVEFYSLGLGDPIDLSSLQGVGTGDLLDRIVEELPPEEEQSEEEEEDIPRIAIVGRPNVGKSSLLNAILGTQRAIVSDVPGTTRDAIDTEVEFQGRKMILIDTAGIRRRGRIGPGIEKFSVLRATRAIERCDVALLVIDASEGLAAQDTHIAGEIHEQAKGVIVVVNKWDLAQAQRRAAREGRPPKPDDEIESAEEYRKIIAEGLKFIPYAPIVFTSASTGYHVQSLLETALSIADMRYLRIPTSRLNEVVREAVRRHNPTLFRGKTLKIYYATQTQVNPPTFVFFVNDPQALHFSYERYLENQLREVFGFKGTAIRMFFRARPKSEQTR, from the coding sequence ATGAAGCCACTTGTCGCCATCGTTGGCCGCCCCAACGTTGGCAAATCAACATTTTTTAATCGCATGATCGGCAAGCGTGTAGCCGTCGTCGAAGACCTGCCGGGTACGACCCGCGACCGCATCTACGGCGATACCGATTGGAATGGGCGCGAGTTCACGCTGATCGATACCGGCGGACTGGAACTCGGCAGCGATATTCCCGTTGGCCAGGTGGGACTCAACGGGCAGCCGGGCGATATCATGAAGGGCGTGCGCGCCCAGGCGGAACTCGCCATCGAAGAGGCCGACGTGATCGTCTTTATGGTCGATGCTCGTTCCGGCATCACCGCCGCCGATGAAGAGGTCGCCGACCTGCTGCGCCGCACCGAGAAGCCGGTTATTCTGGCCGCGAACAAGGCGGACAATGCGCGCCTGCGCCAGGATGTCGTCGAATTCTACTCGCTGGGCCTGGGCGATCCGATTGATCTCTCGTCGTTGCAAGGCGTCGGAACCGGCGACCTGCTCGACCGCATCGTCGAAGAACTTCCACCCGAAGAAGAACAGTCCGAGGAAGAAGAGGAAGATATTCCCCGCATCGCTATCGTGGGCCGTCCCAACGTCGGCAAATCATCGCTGCTCAACGCCATCCTGGGCACGCAGCGCGCCATTGTCAGCGACGTGCCCGGCACCACCCGTGATGCCATCGATACCGAAGTCGAATTCCAGGGCCGCAAGATGATCCTTATCGATACTGCAGGTATCCGGCGGCGCGGGCGCATTGGCCCCGGCATCGAAAAATTCAGCGTCTTGCGCGCGACCCGCGCGATCGAGCGCTGCGATGTAGCACTGCTCGTCATCGATGCCAGCGAAGGATTGGCGGCACAGGATACTCATATCGCGGGTGAAATTCACGAACAGGCCAAAGGAGTGATCGTCGTCGTCAACAAGTGGGACCTGGCCCAGGCGCAGCGCCGTGCCGCCCGCGAAGGCCGTCCGCCCAAACCGGATGACGAAATAGAAAGCGCCGAAGAGTATCGCAAAATCATCGCCGAGGGCCTGAAGTTCATTCCCTACGCGCCCATCGTCTTCACATCCGCGAGCACCGGCTATCACGTGCAGTCCCTACTGGAGACCGCGCTCAGCATCGCCGATATGCGTTACCTGCGCATACCCACCTCGCGGCTCAACGAGGTCGTGCGCGAGGCAGTGCGGCGTCATAATCCGACCCTGTTTCGTGGCAAAACACTGAAGATTTACTATGCGACGCAGACGCAGGTGAATCCTCCCACCTTCGTCTTCTTCGTCAACGACCCGCAGGCGTTGCATTTTTCCTATGAACGCTATCTAGAAAATCAACTGCGCGAGGTATTCGGCTTTAAGGGTACGGCCATTCGCATGTTCTTCCGCGCGCGCCCCAAATCCGAACAAACGAGGTAA
- a CDS encoding PP2C family serine/threonine-protein phosphatase: MSLKLTAAYKTDVGKQREQNEDKPYSFITEEGDSGLFIVADGMGGYQAGEVASRLAVEKISESLKPFFLPLSEQPTIKLTPLSEQETVKIQAMEPPSQIASQEPSSAAAAPQKTRKLPETSVAKNVEEGLKGAIQQANKAILNYGEAQSSARGLGCTVTAALVQGNTAYVANIGDSRTYLFRKGELTPLTRDHSLVARLVEAKQIEPEDVYTHPQRNLIYKSLGAGHKSVDPDIFHEHLQPGDILLLCSDGLWEMVHPSDLARVLGEQQDPQKACDILIDMANANGGEDNITAVIVHIS, translated from the coding sequence ATGTCATTAAAACTCACTGCCGCATATAAAACTGACGTGGGGAAGCAAAGGGAACAAAACGAGGACAAACCCTACTCCTTTATCACCGAAGAGGGCGATAGCGGCCTCTTTATCGTCGCCGATGGTATGGGTGGCTACCAGGCCGGCGAGGTAGCCAGCAGGCTCGCCGTCGAAAAGATCAGCGAATCGCTCAAACCATTTTTCTTGCCGCTATCAGAGCAGCCAACGATTAAACTGACCCCTTTATCTGAGCAAGAAACGGTCAAGATACAGGCGATGGAGCCGCCGTCCCAAATCGCTTCCCAGGAGCCGTCCTCTGCCGCCGCCGCGCCGCAGAAAACACGCAAGCTCCCGGAGACATCCGTCGCTAAGAATGTCGAAGAGGGCCTGAAGGGTGCTATCCAGCAGGCAAACAAGGCCATCCTCAACTATGGCGAAGCGCAATCTTCCGCCCGCGGCCTCGGTTGTACCGTCACCGCGGCCCTTGTGCAGGGAAACACCGCCTATGTCGCCAACATCGGTGATAGCCGCACCTACCTGTTTCGTAAAGGCGAACTGACGCCTTTAACGCGCGATCATTCGCTCGTAGCGCGGCTGGTCGAAGCAAAACAGATCGAGCCCGAAGACGTGTACACACACCCGCAGCGCAACCTGATCTATAAATCGTTGGGCGCGGGCCATAAAAGCGTCGACCCCGACATCTTCCATGAACACTTGCAGCCCGGCGATATCCTCCTGCTGTGTTCCGATGGCTTGTGGGAAATGGTGCATCCCTCCGACCTGGCCCGCGTGCTCGGCGAGCAACAGGACCCGCAAAAGGCCTGCGATATCTTGATCGACATGGCCAATGCCAATGGGGGCGAGGATAACATCACCGCCGTGATCGTGCATATAAGTTGA
- a CDS encoding tetratricopeptide repeat protein: protein MPLPLGTILDGKFKIIQVLGEGGMGTVYKVEQVGKPGYYRAVKELLINPSMPEEERKAAIERFDKEIDLLFKLKHPRIPSLILSFQERGNYYFVMEFVPGRSLEKMLEDTNAPLDEESVVRWMIQVCDALSYIHSQNPPIILRDLKPGNIMVMPDGNVELIDFGIARRFDPNKRTNTENLGTISYASPEHLGSITAPGQRRSAQNPGKLVQTDARSDIYSLGATMYHLLTNHEPEPIQTPAPGSIYAKNPRLHTIQVGNRIICPVEQVIIKAMQQDPTQRFQSADAMRVALQQCLSYIAAPAPATVQIPALSSNATIVVPSTATGNEVICPKCGYRNRPGAKFCKRDGQPLTHGATIVPPQVRAQVGVRPPAPIRARPIGSSSIQPRPVGSSVVQAPDPTTAYRLGLQDLNNKNYTEAINHFKMAQVAGRSSYDVSYNLGRAYRQYGQSVKDKDRNLFNDNIKLAAEQFEQAIAARSNSFDSYFQLGMCYHDLELYPKAIEAFKGALRLAPQDPAVYFQLGKVAEDQGYNLEAEAYFLEGLKINPRHALILIELGRLYLKMNQAQSAISVLRQATQQEPGMWEGWYELGRAHMKAREWKVALSALEQARQWNPGVSEIYSAMASCYLKSGKKNEARQMIREALQYDPNNVEANRLQKQL from the coding sequence ATGCCACTGCCTTTAGGTACAATCCTTGATGGAAAATTCAAAATCATCCAGGTGCTGGGTGAAGGCGGCATGGGGACCGTCTATAAGGTTGAACAGGTCGGAAAACCGGGCTACTATCGCGCAGTAAAGGAACTGCTCATCAACCCCAGTATGCCTGAGGAGGAGCGCAAAGCGGCCATCGAGCGCTTCGATAAAGAGATCGACCTGCTCTTCAAGCTGAAACATCCGCGCATTCCCTCCCTGATACTCAGCTTCCAGGAGCGAGGCAACTACTACTTCGTAATGGAATTCGTGCCTGGACGCAGCCTGGAGAAAATGCTGGAAGATACTAACGCGCCGCTAGACGAAGAATCGGTCGTGCGCTGGATGATTCAGGTGTGCGATGCGTTGAGCTACATTCACTCGCAGAACCCGCCCATCATCCTGCGTGACCTCAAACCTGGCAATATTATGGTCATGCCCGACGGCAATGTCGAACTGATCGACTTCGGCATCGCGCGCAGGTTCGACCCCAACAAACGCACCAACACTGAGAATTTAGGAACCATCTCCTACGCCTCGCCGGAGCATCTCGGCTCGATTACCGCGCCGGGACAGAGGCGTTCCGCGCAGAATCCCGGCAAGCTGGTACAAACGGATGCGCGCTCGGATATCTACTCGTTAGGGGCAACCATGTATCACCTGCTCACCAATCACGAGCCAGAGCCGATCCAGACACCTGCCCCCGGCAGCATCTACGCTAAAAATCCGCGCCTGCATACCATCCAGGTAGGCAATCGCATTATCTGTCCTGTCGAGCAGGTCATCATCAAGGCCATGCAGCAGGACCCTACCCAGCGTTTTCAGAGCGCCGATGCTATGCGTGTAGCATTACAGCAGTGCCTGTCATACATCGCGGCTCCTGCCCCGGCCACCGTGCAGATTCCGGCGCTCTCGTCCAACGCCACCATCGTCGTACCCTCGACGGCAACAGGAAATGAGGTCATCTGCCCCAAGTGTGGCTATCGCAATCGACCCGGCGCGAAGTTCTGCAAGCGTGATGGACAGCCTCTGACACACGGGGCAACAATTGTGCCGCCCCAGGTGCGAGCGCAGGTGGGCGTCCGGCCCCCGGCCCCTATTCGCGCCCGCCCCATCGGCTCGAGCAGCATCCAGCCGCGACCGGTCGGCTCCAGCGTTGTGCAGGCGCCGGACCCCACCACGGCCTATCGCCTGGGTCTGCAAGACCTGAACAACAAAAACTATACCGAAGCCATCAATCACTTCAAAATGGCCCAGGTTGCCGGCAGATCATCCTACGACGTGTCCTACAACCTTGGTCGCGCTTACCGCCAGTATGGGCAATCGGTCAAAGACAAAGACAGGAACCTGTTCAACGATAATATAAAGCTGGCAGCCGAACAGTTCGAACAGGCAATCGCGGCCCGGTCGAATTCTTTCGATAGTTACTTCCAGCTGGGTATGTGCTATCATGACCTGGAACTCTATCCTAAGGCCATAGAGGCTTTCAAGGGCGCGCTCCGGCTCGCCCCGCAGGACCCGGCGGTCTACTTCCAGTTGGGCAAGGTCGCCGAAGACCAGGGCTATAACCTTGAAGCCGAGGCCTATTTCCTGGAAGGCCTCAAAATTAATCCCAGGCACGCGCTGATCCTGATAGAGCTGGGACGTCTCTACCTGAAAATGAATCAGGCCCAATCTGCTATCAGCGTCCTGCGCCAGGCCACGCAGCAGGAGCCAGGCATGTGGGAGGGCTGGTATGAACTTGGCCGCGCCCACATGAAAGCACGCGAATGGAAGGTAGCGCTCAGCGCCCTCGAGCAGGCGCGGCAATGGAATCCCGGCGTCTCCGAGATCTACAGCGCCATGGCAAGCTGCTACCTTAAGTCGGGAAAAAAGAATGAAGCCCGCCAGATGATACGCGAGGCGCTGCAATATGATCCTAATAATGTCGAGGCTAACCGTTTACAAAAGCAATTATAG
- a CDS encoding protein phosphatase 2C domain-containing protein, whose product MICPLCHTQNREDAKFCKGCGQPLQTEAARAAGEAVPASPAPAIAEAQGNAAEAPAITAEAASATPQSQAEQAPSGQAPATGATEDITNAPTLVLTPERMMAIHSRRWQQEAEQAQGEQAAMPSTPDYAEMPPAPTQNEQDIAEMPTVMMRQGESSNQQSYQAGTYPYTSNTSQEDEPIPAPPPPPPSSLPSAQTAASQVPTTGEAEQPVAASEDTGDETEGDAGKESAEIPVDANTPATSEAGSAGEATAPEKNEETMQASSDTSGESGTVGADSSRPAPADRPGFPLLELGTIVAGRYQVTQVVGDSENEHVYQVVDHQGYQHCWNCGSEENAEGDEFCINCGAELLNVPYLMHEYPAASATGAGEGAADTQDAHVLQGTIANTIVENGHTYVIEQPQVEQNAFPNGVRLLAACDSDAGNVRRSEPNEDSTLVLLLQRVFESTGTPMGVFIVADGLGGHDNGQVASRTTINIIAGRMVRELLAAPLEAEKNGETVKPFDEDTLVSLFHDAIQDANAALCQQNQQDKTDMGSTITGFMIVGDHAYIINVGDSRTYMLRGQQLYQLTTDHSLVGQLVASGLIEPDDVYTHPQRSQIFRSLGDKLNVQIDMFKQQLHPGDILLSCSDGLWEMVRNPQIESTLNNAPDPQTACTQLIEAANTNGGEDNISAVIVFVR is encoded by the coding sequence ATGATCTGTCCGTTGTGTCATACTCAAAATCGCGAAGACGCAAAATTCTGTAAAGGCTGCGGCCAGCCTTTACAAACGGAAGCGGCCCGCGCAGCCGGTGAAGCCGTTCCCGCCAGTCCTGCACCGGCCATAGCTGAGGCGCAGGGAAATGCGGCAGAAGCGCCTGCCATCACAGCGGAAGCAGCTTCGGCCACACCCCAGTCGCAGGCGGAGCAGGCACCATCAGGCCAGGCACCCGCAACCGGCGCGACAGAAGATATCACCAACGCCCCAACCCTCGTTCTTACCCCTGAAAGAATGATGGCTATCCACAGCCGGCGCTGGCAGCAGGAAGCGGAACAGGCACAGGGCGAGCAGGCGGCTATGCCTTCCACACCTGATTACGCGGAAATGCCGCCCGCACCCACGCAAAATGAACAGGATATCGCAGAGATGCCAACCGTCATGATGCGTCAGGGTGAGAGCAGCAATCAGCAAAGCTATCAAGCCGGTACTTATCCCTACACATCCAATACATCTCAGGAAGATGAGCCCATTCCGGCGCCGCCTCCGCCACCCCCATCTTCTCTTCCGTCCGCGCAAACCGCTGCCTCTCAAGTACCCACAACGGGAGAAGCAGAGCAGCCTGTTGCCGCATCAGAGGACACAGGAGACGAGACAGAGGGAGACGCGGGAAAGGAATCCGCTGAGATACCGGTCGATGCGAATACCCCGGCCACAAGTGAGGCAGGTAGCGCAGGCGAGGCTACTGCGCCAGAAAAGAATGAGGAGACAATGCAGGCATCTTCTGATACATCCGGTGAATCTGGTACCGTAGGGGCCGATTCATCGCGCCCGGCGCCGGCTGATCGGCCCGGCTTCCCTCTTCTCGAACTCGGCACAATCGTTGCCGGGCGCTACCAGGTTACCCAGGTGGTAGGTGACAGCGAGAACGAGCATGTCTACCAGGTCGTTGATCACCAGGGCTACCAGCACTGCTGGAACTGCGGCTCTGAAGAGAACGCCGAAGGAGATGAATTCTGCATCAATTGCGGCGCCGAACTGCTCAACGTCCCCTATCTCATGCATGAATATCCGGCGGCCTCGGCAACCGGTGCGGGCGAGGGCGCAGCAGATACGCAGGACGCGCATGTCTTGCAGGGAACCATCGCCAACACCATCGTCGAAAATGGACACACCTATGTGATCGAGCAGCCCCAGGTAGAGCAAAATGCTTTCCCGAATGGCGTTCGCCTGCTCGCGGCGTGCGATTCCGATGCCGGTAATGTGCGCCGCAGCGAGCCGAATGAGGACAGCACGCTCGTCCTCTTGCTCCAGCGCGTCTTCGAATCGACGGGCACGCCCATGGGCGTCTTCATCGTCGCCGACGGCCTTGGTGGTCACGACAATGGGCAGGTCGCCAGCCGCACCACCATCAACATCATAGCCGGGCGCATGGTGCGCGAACTACTCGCGGCCCCTCTCGAGGCTGAAAAGAACGGCGAAACCGTCAAACCGTTTGATGAAGATACCCTGGTCTCGCTCTTCCACGACGCCATCCAGGATGCCAATGCCGCACTCTGCCAGCAGAATCAACAGGACAAAACGGATATGGGTTCGACCATCACCGGTTTTATGATTGTGGGAGATCATGCCTACATCATCAACGTCGGCGATAGCCGCACCTATATGCTGCGCGGCCAGCAACTCTACCAGCTCACCACCGATCATTCCCTGGTTGGGCAACTCGTCGCCAGCGGCTTGATCGAGCCGGACGATGTCTACACGCATCCGCAGCGCAGCCAGATCTTCCGCAGCCTGGGAGATAAACTGAACGTGCAAATTGACATGTTCAAACAGCAACTGCATCCCGGCGACATCCTGTTAAGCTGTTCCGATGGTTTATGGGAGATGGTGCGCAACCCGCAAATCGAAAGCACGCTCAATAACGCGCCTGACCCGCAAACGGCCTGCACGCAATTGATAGAGGCAGCCAATACCAATGGTGGAGAGGATAATATCAGCGCGGTCATCGTCTTTGTTCGCTAA